One genomic segment of Salminus brasiliensis chromosome 6, fSalBra1.hap2, whole genome shotgun sequence includes these proteins:
- the LOC140556811 gene encoding retinal Mueller cells isomerohydrolase isoform X1: protein MPRTTEPLLHLNTVESHAQSNMVSRIEHPAGGYKKIFESCEELAEPIPALVTGIIPAWLNGSLLRLGPGLFEIGDEPFYHLFDGQALMHKFDLKNGQVTYYRRFVRTDAYVRAMTEKRIVITEFGTAAYPDPCKNIFSRFFTYFRGIEVTDNCLVNVYPIGEDFYACTETNFITKVNPDTLETVEKVDLCNYLSINGASAHPHIEQDGTVYNIGNCFGKNMSLAYNIVKIPPAQKDKSNPIEKSEVVVQFPSSERFKPSYVHSFGMTEKYFVFVETPIKINLLKFLTSWSIRGTNYMDCFETNDKMGTWFHLATKNPGEYIDYKFRTSAFNMFHHINCYEDQGFIVVDLCTWKGFELVYNYLYLANLKQNWEEVKKAAMRAPQPEVRRYVLPLDIYREEPGKNLISLPYTTATAVMRSDGTIWLEPEVLFSGPQQAFEFPQINYSKHSGKDYTFAYGLGLNHFIPDRICKLNVKSKETWVWQESDSYPSEPLFVPSPEAQDEDDGVLLTIVVKPGADQHPAYFLILNARDLTEIARAEVDVMIPVTFHGMYKA, encoded by the exons ATGCCCAGAACCACAGAGCCCCTGCTTCATTTAAACACAGTGGAGTCTCATGCACAAAGCAACATGGTCAGCCG TATTGAACATCCTGCTGGTGGCTATAAAAAGATTTTTGAGTCGTGTGAAGAGTTGGCTGAGCCCATACCTGCCCTTGTTACCG GTATAATTCCAGCATGGCTGAATGGCAGTCTGCTTCGTCTGGGGCCTGGGCTCTTTGAAATTGGTGATGAACCATTTTACCATCTTTTTGATGGCCAGGCACTCATGCACAAATTTGACCTGAAGAATGGACAGGTCACCTATTATCGCAG GTTTGTGAGAACAGATGCTTACGTGCGAGCTATGACAGAGAAGAGGATTGTGATTACTGAATTTGGCACTGCAGCCTACCCAGATCCCTGCAAAAACATCTTTTCCAG GTTTTTTACTTACTTCCGAGGCATCGAAGTGACAGACAACTGCCTGGTGAACGTGTACCCTATTGGTGAGGATTTCTATGCCTGCACAGAAACCAACTTCATTACCAAAGTCAACCCAGACACTCTGGAAACGGTAGAAaag GTAGACTTGTGCAATTATCTCTCAATCAATGGCGCCTCTGCGCACCCACACATCGAACAAGATGGCACAGTGTACAACATTGGAAACTGTTTTGGGAAGAACATGTCACTGGCCTACAACATTGTCAAAATCCCTCCAGCACAAAAAG ACAAATCCAATCCCATTGAGAAGTCCGAAGTTGTGGTGCAGTTCCCCAGCAGTGAGAGATTCAAGCCATCTTATGTTCATAG cTTTGGTATGACAGAGAAGTACTTTGTGTTTGTCGAGACTCCAATAAAGATAAACCTTCTGAAATTCCTGACTTCATGGAGCATCAGAGGCACAAACTATATGGACTGCTTTGAGACAAATGACAAAATGGGA ACATGGTTTCATTTGGCCACTAAAAATCCTGGGGAATACATTGACTACAAATTCAGGACTTCTGCCTTCAATATGTTCCATCACATCAACTGTTACGAAGATCAGGGTTTCATAGTGGTGGACCTGTGCACCTGGAAAGG GTTTGAATTGGTGTATAACTACTTGTACCTGGCGAACCTGAAGCAGAACTGGGAGGAGGTGAAGAAAGCTGCCATGCGTGCACCGCAGCCAGAGGTTCGGAGGTACGTGCTTCCACTGGACATCTACAGG GAAGAGCCAGGAAAGAACTTGATTTCACTTCCATACACCACAGCCACTGCTGTCATGAGAAGTGATGGGACCATTTGGCTTGAGCCTGAGGTTCTTTTCTCGGGACCACAGCAGG CTTTTGAGTTTCCCCAGATCAACTACAGTAAACACAGTGGGAAAGATTACACCTTTGCCTACGGCCTCGGATTGAACCACTTCATTCCTGATCGG ATTTGTAAGCTGAACGTGAAGAGCAAGGAGACTTGGGTTTGGCAGGAATCAGACTCATACCCATCTGAGCCTCTGTTCGTGCCAAGTCCAGAAGCTCAAGATGAGGATGACG gtGTTCTCTTGACCATTGTGGTAAAACCAGGGGCTGACCAGCATCCAGCCTACTTCCTTATACTCAACGCCAGAGACCTTACTGAGATAGCGCGGGCTGAGGTTGATGTCATGATTCCTGTTACTTTCCATGGCATGTACAAAGCCTAG
- the LOC140556811 gene encoding retinal Mueller cells isomerohydrolase isoform X2, with translation MVSRIEHPAGGYKKIFESCEELAEPIPALVTGIIPAWLNGSLLRLGPGLFEIGDEPFYHLFDGQALMHKFDLKNGQVTYYRRFVRTDAYVRAMTEKRIVITEFGTAAYPDPCKNIFSRFFTYFRGIEVTDNCLVNVYPIGEDFYACTETNFITKVNPDTLETVEKVDLCNYLSINGASAHPHIEQDGTVYNIGNCFGKNMSLAYNIVKIPPAQKDKSNPIEKSEVVVQFPSSERFKPSYVHSFGMTEKYFVFVETPIKINLLKFLTSWSIRGTNYMDCFETNDKMGTWFHLATKNPGEYIDYKFRTSAFNMFHHINCYEDQGFIVVDLCTWKGFELVYNYLYLANLKQNWEEVKKAAMRAPQPEVRRYVLPLDIYRFLH, from the exons ATGGTCAGCCG TATTGAACATCCTGCTGGTGGCTATAAAAAGATTTTTGAGTCGTGTGAAGAGTTGGCTGAGCCCATACCTGCCCTTGTTACCG GTATAATTCCAGCATGGCTGAATGGCAGTCTGCTTCGTCTGGGGCCTGGGCTCTTTGAAATTGGTGATGAACCATTTTACCATCTTTTTGATGGCCAGGCACTCATGCACAAATTTGACCTGAAGAATGGACAGGTCACCTATTATCGCAG GTTTGTGAGAACAGATGCTTACGTGCGAGCTATGACAGAGAAGAGGATTGTGATTACTGAATTTGGCACTGCAGCCTACCCAGATCCCTGCAAAAACATCTTTTCCAG GTTTTTTACTTACTTCCGAGGCATCGAAGTGACAGACAACTGCCTGGTGAACGTGTACCCTATTGGTGAGGATTTCTATGCCTGCACAGAAACCAACTTCATTACCAAAGTCAACCCAGACACTCTGGAAACGGTAGAAaag GTAGACTTGTGCAATTATCTCTCAATCAATGGCGCCTCTGCGCACCCACACATCGAACAAGATGGCACAGTGTACAACATTGGAAACTGTTTTGGGAAGAACATGTCACTGGCCTACAACATTGTCAAAATCCCTCCAGCACAAAAAG ACAAATCCAATCCCATTGAGAAGTCCGAAGTTGTGGTGCAGTTCCCCAGCAGTGAGAGATTCAAGCCATCTTATGTTCATAG cTTTGGTATGACAGAGAAGTACTTTGTGTTTGTCGAGACTCCAATAAAGATAAACCTTCTGAAATTCCTGACTTCATGGAGCATCAGAGGCACAAACTATATGGACTGCTTTGAGACAAATGACAAAATGGGA ACATGGTTTCATTTGGCCACTAAAAATCCTGGGGAATACATTGACTACAAATTCAGGACTTCTGCCTTCAATATGTTCCATCACATCAACTGTTACGAAGATCAGGGTTTCATAGTGGTGGACCTGTGCACCTGGAAAGG GTTTGAATTGGTGTATAACTACTTGTACCTGGCGAACCTGAAGCAGAACTGGGAGGAGGTGAAGAAAGCTGCCATGCGTGCACCGCAGCCAGAGGTTCGGAGGTACGTGCTTCCACTGGACATCTACAGG TTTCTTCACTGA
- the LOC140556811 gene encoding retinal Mueller cells isomerohydrolase isoform X4 — protein sequence MVSRIEHPAGGYKKIFESCEELAEPIPALVTGIIPAWLNGSLLRLGPGLFEIGDEPFYHLFDGQALMHKFDLKNGQVTYYRRFVRTDAYVRAMTEKRIVITEFGTAAYPDPCKNIFSRFFTYFRGIEVTDNCLVNVYPIGEDFYACTETNFITKVNPDTLETVEKTCAIISQSMAPLRTHTSNKMAQCTTLETVLGRTCHWPTTLSKSLQHKKTNPIPLRSPKLWCSSPAVRDSSHLMFIALV from the exons ATGGTCAGCCG TATTGAACATCCTGCTGGTGGCTATAAAAAGATTTTTGAGTCGTGTGAAGAGTTGGCTGAGCCCATACCTGCCCTTGTTACCG GTATAATTCCAGCATGGCTGAATGGCAGTCTGCTTCGTCTGGGGCCTGGGCTCTTTGAAATTGGTGATGAACCATTTTACCATCTTTTTGATGGCCAGGCACTCATGCACAAATTTGACCTGAAGAATGGACAGGTCACCTATTATCGCAG GTTTGTGAGAACAGATGCTTACGTGCGAGCTATGACAGAGAAGAGGATTGTGATTACTGAATTTGGCACTGCAGCCTACCCAGATCCCTGCAAAAACATCTTTTCCAG GTTTTTTACTTACTTCCGAGGCATCGAAGTGACAGACAACTGCCTGGTGAACGTGTACCCTATTGGTGAGGATTTCTATGCCTGCACAGAAACCAACTTCATTACCAAAGTCAACCCAGACACTCTGGAAACGGTAGAAaag ACTTGTGCAATTATCTCTCAATCAATGGCGCCTCTGCGCACCCACACATCGAACAAGATGGCACAGTGTACAACATTGGAAACTGTTTTGGGAAGAACATGTCACTGGCCTACAACATTGTCAAAATCCCTCCAGCACAAAAAG ACAAATCCAATCCCATTGAGAAGTCCGAAGTTGTGGTGCAGTTCCCCAGCAGTGAGAGATTCAAGCCATCTTATGTTCATAG cTTTGGTATGA
- the LOC140556811 gene encoding retinal Mueller cells isomerohydrolase isoform X3: MVSRIEHPAGGYKKIFESCEELAEPIPALVTGIIPAWLNGSLLRLGPGLFEIGDEPFYHLFDGQALMHKFDLKNGQVTYYRRFVRTDAYVRAMTEKRIVITEFGTAAYPDPCKNIFSRFFTYFRGIEVTDNCLVNVYPIGEDFYACTETNFITKVNPDTLETVEKTCAIISQSMAPLRTHTSNKMAQCTTLETVLGRTCHWPTTLSKSLQHKKTNPIPLRSPKLWCSSPAVRDSSHLMFIGQVTLFFVHGYFR, translated from the exons ATGGTCAGCCG TATTGAACATCCTGCTGGTGGCTATAAAAAGATTTTTGAGTCGTGTGAAGAGTTGGCTGAGCCCATACCTGCCCTTGTTACCG GTATAATTCCAGCATGGCTGAATGGCAGTCTGCTTCGTCTGGGGCCTGGGCTCTTTGAAATTGGTGATGAACCATTTTACCATCTTTTTGATGGCCAGGCACTCATGCACAAATTTGACCTGAAGAATGGACAGGTCACCTATTATCGCAG GTTTGTGAGAACAGATGCTTACGTGCGAGCTATGACAGAGAAGAGGATTGTGATTACTGAATTTGGCACTGCAGCCTACCCAGATCCCTGCAAAAACATCTTTTCCAG GTTTTTTACTTACTTCCGAGGCATCGAAGTGACAGACAACTGCCTGGTGAACGTGTACCCTATTGGTGAGGATTTCTATGCCTGCACAGAAACCAACTTCATTACCAAAGTCAACCCAGACACTCTGGAAACGGTAGAAaag ACTTGTGCAATTATCTCTCAATCAATGGCGCCTCTGCGCACCCACACATCGAACAAGATGGCACAGTGTACAACATTGGAAACTGTTTTGGGAAGAACATGTCACTGGCCTACAACATTGTCAAAATCCCTCCAGCACAAAAAG ACAAATCCAATCCCATTGAGAAGTCCGAAGTTGTGGTGCAGTTCCCCAGCAGTGAGAGATTCAAGCCATCTTATGTTCATAGGTCAggtgactttgttttttgtacaTGGGTATTTCAGGTAA
- the depdc1a gene encoding DEP domain-containing protein 1A isoform X2, protein MDSHIITPGPYRATKLWNEVTKLFRAGMPLKKHRQHFKVYTNCFTATAAVDWLHELLRNNSNFGPEVTRQQTVQLLKKFFKNHVIEDVKGRWGLEDLEDNSQLYRFPSTSPLKPIPAGPEGVRKKSLSLKDREGFFKFRSSKKFDKEIQENIVPAVEDSPNVAPSEETVDCRDITDDDIQEIWRSVTLTHLQKLLGLPSLDDVLNPAQVSPHYIVYNMTKVNKHGVVTLDDKTDDLPHWVLSAMKCLANWPKYDSNQPSYPGFERDVFKTVSDYFYSLPQPLLTFQYYELFVNVLGLLQPALERLAIEALQLCTLLLPPASRRKLQLLLRMISRMSQNVDMPRLHDAIGTRTLMVQTFSRCVLSCEEEVDLDELLATRLLSFLMDHHQEVLQVPLYLRNAVEDHIAYLKSQPRHSGMGPGVAMPSYSFCRQISTQEFEEQKLSVSQAAIVDLLESLIKDKAMSVKEKKKKLKLFQKEYPDIYLRRFPTTESEAQLFADKPKIKPPLLMGMKKTKAFSIRN, encoded by the exons ATGGACTCGCATATTATCACACCTGGTCCGTACAGGGCCACGAAACTG TGGAATGAAGTAACTAAGCTATTCCGGGCGGGCATGCCTCTGAAAAAGCATCGGCAGCACTTTAAAGTTTACACGAACTGCTTCACGGCGACCGCAGCTGTTGACTGGTTACACGAACTTCTGAGGAACAACAGCAATTTTGGACCAGAAGTCACTAGGCAGCAGACTGTTCAGCTCTTGAAGAAGTTCTTCAAAAATCACGTTATTGAAGATGTCAAAGGACGATGGGGTTTGGAGGACCTGGAGGACAACAGTCAGCTCTACAG GTTTCCGTCGACATCCCCATTAAAGCCAATCCCTGCTGGTCCTGAAGGTGTAAggaaaaagagtttatctttgAAGGACAGAGAGGGCTTTTTCAAATTTAGGAGTTCCAAGAAATTTGACAAAGAAATCCAA GAGAATATCGTTCCAGCAGTAGAAGATTCGCCCAATGTCGCACCCTCAGAGGAGACTGTGGACTGTAGAGATATCACAGATGATGACATTCAGGAGATTTGGAGAAGTGTAACCTTAACACA TTTACAGAAACTATTGGGTTTGCCATCGTTGGACGATGTTTTGAATCCAGCGCAAGTCAGTCCTCACTACATTGTGTATAACATGACCAAGGTCAACAAGCATGGAGTTGTTACCTTGGATGACAAGACAG ATGATCTGCCGCACTGGGTTTTGTCAGCCATGAAATGTCTTGCAAACT GGCCGAAGTATGACTCAAACCAGCCATCTTACCCAGGCTTTGAACGGGATGTCTTTAAGACGGTGTCTGACTACTTCTACAGTCTCCCTCAGCCACTTCTCACCTTTCAGTACTATGAGTTGTTTGTAAATGTTCTGG GCTTGCTGCAGCCTGCATTGGAGCGTCTTGCAATTGAGGCTCTACAGCTCTGCACACTTCTTCTCCCCCCTGCGTCTCGACGAAAGTTGCAGCTGCTCCTTCGCATGATCTCGCGCATGAGTCAAAATGTGGACATGCCTCGTCTCCATGACGCCATCGGTACACGCACACTG aTGGTGCAAACCTTCTCTCgctgtgtgttgagctgtgagGAGGAAGTAGATCTGGATGAGCTGCTGGCCACCAGGTTGCTGTCCTTCCTAATGGACCATCATCAGGAGGTACTCCAGGTGCCTCTGTACCTGCGCAATGCTGTCGAGGACCATATTGCCTATCTCAAATCTCAG CCAAGACACTCTGGTATGGGTCCTGGTGTTGCCATGCCATCCTACTCATTCTGCAGACAGATCAGCACTCAGGAGTTTGAGGAGCAGAAGTTGTCTGTGTCTCAGGCAGCCATTGTAGATCTGCTAGAGAGCCTAATCAAGGACAAAGCCATGTCTgtcaaggagaagaagaagaaactcAAACTG TTTCAGAAAGAGTATCCGGACATCTACTTGCGCCGTTTCCCCACAACAGAGAGTGAGGCCCAACTTTTTGCAGATAAACCAAAGATCAAACCACCACTTTTGATGGGCATGAAGAAGACCAAAGCATTCAGTATTCgaaactga
- the depdc1a gene encoding DEP domain-containing protein 1A isoform X1, which yields MDSHIITPGPYRATKLWNEVTKLFRAGMPLKKHRQHFKVYTNCFTATAAVDWLHELLRNNSNFGPEVTRQQTVQLLKKFFKNHVIEDVKGRWGLEDLEDNSQLYRFPSTSPLKPIPAGPEGVRKKSLSLKDREGFFKFRSSKKFDKEIQENIVPAVEDSPNVAPSEETVDCRDITDDDIQEIWRSVTLTHLQKLLGLPSLDDVLNPAQVSPHYIVYNMTKVNKHGVVTLDDKTDDLPHWVLSAMKCLANWPKYDSNQPSYPGFERDVFKTVSDYFYSLPQPLLTFQYYELFVNVLVLCGYVTAPRTHHGKRKNPEELSCPQPAKAPHLNTASLFRSTECLLLSLIRKESFEETESPMKEVFTSRVRNQAAASRTQSTAAPFTRFRPRSCSLERILDESADSCSKPELFRSVESLASYRTNSSEGSFPQDSSLANIANKPECKSFSSMTVLSSKTSSGEANSIEHPSQTSSRSSFSLFSEHHATIQNQRTARPRPRSIGNCLDLLEHKEMSASCFSINAPVAEITMRPDLSSSTIGLRGHSLVRLHGSCLDVSTGPTISRRCHSSLDLCKPVHPHPSVSSVARRLSPEQSLLQPALERLAIEALQLCTLLLPPASRRKLQLLLRMISRMSQNVDMPRLHDAIGTRTLMVQTFSRCVLSCEEEVDLDELLATRLLSFLMDHHQEVLQVPLYLRNAVEDHIAYLKSQPRHSGMGPGVAMPSYSFCRQISTQEFEEQKLSVSQAAIVDLLESLIKDKAMSVKEKKKKLKLFQKEYPDIYLRRFPTTESEAQLFADKPKIKPPLLMGMKKTKAFSIRN from the exons ATGGACTCGCATATTATCACACCTGGTCCGTACAGGGCCACGAAACTG TGGAATGAAGTAACTAAGCTATTCCGGGCGGGCATGCCTCTGAAAAAGCATCGGCAGCACTTTAAAGTTTACACGAACTGCTTCACGGCGACCGCAGCTGTTGACTGGTTACACGAACTTCTGAGGAACAACAGCAATTTTGGACCAGAAGTCACTAGGCAGCAGACTGTTCAGCTCTTGAAGAAGTTCTTCAAAAATCACGTTATTGAAGATGTCAAAGGACGATGGGGTTTGGAGGACCTGGAGGACAACAGTCAGCTCTACAG GTTTCCGTCGACATCCCCATTAAAGCCAATCCCTGCTGGTCCTGAAGGTGTAAggaaaaagagtttatctttgAAGGACAGAGAGGGCTTTTTCAAATTTAGGAGTTCCAAGAAATTTGACAAAGAAATCCAA GAGAATATCGTTCCAGCAGTAGAAGATTCGCCCAATGTCGCACCCTCAGAGGAGACTGTGGACTGTAGAGATATCACAGATGATGACATTCAGGAGATTTGGAGAAGTGTAACCTTAACACA TTTACAGAAACTATTGGGTTTGCCATCGTTGGACGATGTTTTGAATCCAGCGCAAGTCAGTCCTCACTACATTGTGTATAACATGACCAAGGTCAACAAGCATGGAGTTGTTACCTTGGATGACAAGACAG ATGATCTGCCGCACTGGGTTTTGTCAGCCATGAAATGTCTTGCAAACT GGCCGAAGTATGACTCAAACCAGCCATCTTACCCAGGCTTTGAACGGGATGTCTTTAAGACGGTGTCTGACTACTTCTACAGTCTCCCTCAGCCACTTCTCACCTTTCAGTACTATGAGTTGTTTGTAAATGTTCTGG TTTTGTGTGGCTACGTCACAGCTCCTAGAACTCATCATGGAAAGCGTAAAAACCCGGAGGAACTGAGCTGTCCTCAACCGGCTAAAGCCCCTCACCTGAACACTGCCAGCCTTTTCAGATCTACTGAATGCCTCTTGCTGAGCTTGATAAGAAAGGAGTCCTTTGAGGAGACTGAGTCACCGATGAAAGAAGTGTTCACTTCTAGAGTAAGGAACCAAGCAGCAGCCTCCAGAACACAGTCCACTGCAGCTCCATTTACCAGGTTTCGGCCCAGGAGCTGCTCTCTGGAGAGAATTCTGGATGAATCTGCTGATTCATGTTCAAAACCTGAgctcttcaggtctgtggaaagTCTGGCATCCTATAGGACTAACAGCAGTGAGGGCTCCTTCCCCCAAGACAGTTCTCTAGCAAACATTGCTAATAAACCTGAATGCAAGAGTTTTTCCTCCATGACTGTTCTGTCCAGTAAGACCTCCTCAGGTGAGGCAAATTCTATTGAGCACCCgtcacaaacaagcagcagatCAAGCTTCAGTCTCTTCTCAGAGCATCATGCAACCATCCAGAACCAGAGAACTGCAAGACCTCGTCCCAGAAGCATCGGAAACTGCCTCGACCTACTGGAGCACAAGGAAATGTCTGCAAGTTGCTTTAGCATCAATGCTCCTGTAGCAGAAATTACTATGAGACCAGACCTGTCCTCCTCCACTATTGGCCTTAGAGGTCATAGCTTGGTCCGTTTGCATGGAAGCTGCTTGGATGTCAGCACAGGGCCGACCATTAGCAGACGTTGTCACAGCTCACTGGACCTGTGCAAGCCTGTGCACCCTCACCCCTCAGTGTCCTCTGTTGCACGCCGCTTGAGTCCTGAGCAAA GCTTGCTGCAGCCTGCATTGGAGCGTCTTGCAATTGAGGCTCTACAGCTCTGCACACTTCTTCTCCCCCCTGCGTCTCGACGAAAGTTGCAGCTGCTCCTTCGCATGATCTCGCGCATGAGTCAAAATGTGGACATGCCTCGTCTCCATGACGCCATCGGTACACGCACACTG aTGGTGCAAACCTTCTCTCgctgtgtgttgagctgtgagGAGGAAGTAGATCTGGATGAGCTGCTGGCCACCAGGTTGCTGTCCTTCCTAATGGACCATCATCAGGAGGTACTCCAGGTGCCTCTGTACCTGCGCAATGCTGTCGAGGACCATATTGCCTATCTCAAATCTCAG CCAAGACACTCTGGTATGGGTCCTGGTGTTGCCATGCCATCCTACTCATTCTGCAGACAGATCAGCACTCAGGAGTTTGAGGAGCAGAAGTTGTCTGTGTCTCAGGCAGCCATTGTAGATCTGCTAGAGAGCCTAATCAAGGACAAAGCCATGTCTgtcaaggagaagaagaagaaactcAAACTG TTTCAGAAAGAGTATCCGGACATCTACTTGCGCCGTTTCCCCACAACAGAGAGTGAGGCCCAACTTTTTGCAGATAAACCAAAGATCAAACCACCACTTTTGATGGGCATGAAGAAGACCAAAGCATTCAGTATTCgaaactga